From one Gemmobacter sp. genomic stretch:
- the cysT gene encoding sulfate ABC transporter permease subunit CysT, with protein MARPLIHRSPMPGLGLSMGITLTMLSLVVLLPIGALLLKGATFGIGNIWDTVNRPRVWAALYLSFRLSLFAALFNLVFGTLLAWVLVRYRFPGRRLLDAAVDLPFALPTAVAGIALTALYAPNGALGSLARDLGLKIAYTQWGIFIALVFVGLPFVARTVQPVVEEIDREVEEASATLGASRLHTLVHVIWPMLMPAALTGFALSLARAVGEYGSVIFIAGNIPLKTEIAPLLIVIQLEEFNYDGAAAIGIAMLLISFAMLLAINLIQIWSRRRIGHV; from the coding sequence ATGGCAAGACCGCTGATCCACCGATCCCCCATGCCGGGCCTTGGCTTGTCCATGGGGATCACCCTGACGATGCTGTCCCTTGTCGTGCTGCTGCCGATCGGCGCCCTTCTGTTGAAGGGCGCCACTTTCGGCATTGGCAACATCTGGGATACCGTGAACCGCCCGCGCGTCTGGGCCGCGCTGTACCTGTCGTTCCGCCTGTCGCTGTTCGCGGCGCTGTTCAACCTGGTGTTCGGCACGCTGCTGGCCTGGGTGCTGGTGCGCTACCGCTTTCCCGGCCGCCGGCTGCTGGATGCGGCGGTCGATCTGCCCTTTGCCCTGCCCACGGCGGTCGCCGGCATCGCGCTGACCGCGCTTTATGCGCCGAACGGTGCGCTGGGGTCGCTGGCCCGCGACCTGGGGCTGAAGATCGCCTATACCCAATGGGGCATCTTCATCGCGCTGGTCTTTGTCGGGCTGCCCTTTGTCGCCCGCACCGTCCAGCCCGTGGTCGAGGAAATCGACCGCGAGGTCGAAGAGGCCTCGGCCACCCTGGGCGCCAGCCGGCTGCACACTCTGGTCCATGTGATCTGGCCCATGCTGATGCCCGCCGCGCTGACCGGCTTTGCGCTGTCGCTGGCGCGGGCGGTGGGCGAATACGGGTCGGTCATCTTCATCGCCGGGAACATCCCGCTGAAAACCGAAATCGCCCCCCTGCTGATCGTCATCCAGCTTGAAGAATTCAACTACGACGGGGCCGCTGCCATCGGCATCGCCATGCTGCTGATCTCCTTTGCCATGCTGCTGGCGATCAACCTCATCCAGATCTGGAGCCGCCGGAGGATTGGCCATGTCTGA